A genomic segment from Bacillus sp. B-jedd encodes:
- a CDS encoding helix-turn-helix domain-containing protein, protein MEIRLKDIEDFKKTLITKGFSQRSFCEHAAISNPHFNQIINGNRNPSPTMAKKIADNLDMEFEEIFFIHVDNKLQANCSGED, encoded by the coding sequence ATGGAAATTAGATTAAAAGATATAGAGGATTTCAAAAAAACCCTTATTACAAAAGGATTTTCTCAAAGATCGTTTTGTGAACATGCGGCTATTTCAAACCCGCACTTCAACCAAATTATTAATGGTAATAGAAATCCTAGTCCAACAATGGCTAAAAAAATTGCTGATAATTTGGATATGGAGTTTGAAGAAATTTTTTTTATCCATGTTGATAACAAACTGCAAGCAAATTGTTCTGGGGAGGATTGA
- the lexA gene encoding transcriptional repressor LexA translates to MDQKEFGEYLRSLRQERKLTIRQLEALSGVSNAYLSQMENGKRGIPTVEILKKIHTPLGVSFDELMLKAGYISSDTKEKLTPEVIDMLNNFEVFSELLSNAADVFISSVTDNTGNLHKEYKEYLIEEAPEEYKSNPGFLTMFEDQDIFREMFERLTLEEKVIFLNKIIKDFVDQKIDPKVALKSKPEEISKVKFLKVPILGHIAAGQPIFAEDHIDDWTEIPDMWNLKPGEAFVLKVKGDSMIGSRIYDGDRVVVKVQPEVENGEIAVVNVNGDEATLKRVKRASNGQIILYPDNPRYEPTFVNNEKARIVGKVIQVMFEPKRV, encoded by the coding sequence ATGGATCAAAAAGAATTCGGAGAATATCTTAGGAGTTTAAGACAGGAAAGAAAACTAACAATAAGGCAATTAGAAGCCCTATCCGGCGTATCGAATGCCTACTTGTCACAAATGGAAAATGGGAAGCGTGGCATCCCTACAGTTGAGATTTTAAAAAAAATACACACGCCGTTGGGAGTTAGCTTCGATGAGCTGATGCTAAAAGCGGGTTACATATCCTCAGATACAAAAGAAAAACTGACTCCTGAAGTCATAGATATGCTTAATAATTTTGAAGTTTTTTCTGAATTACTATCCAATGCTGCTGATGTTTTTATAAGTTCTGTGACTGACAATACCGGAAATCTTCACAAAGAATATAAAGAATATCTGATAGAAGAAGCTCCTGAAGAATATAAGTCCAATCCGGGCTTTCTGACCATGTTTGAGGACCAGGATATTTTTAGGGAAATGTTCGAGCGTCTAACTCTTGAAGAGAAAGTTATTTTCCTAAACAAAATTATAAAAGACTTCGTGGATCAAAAAATTGACCCGAAGGTAGCTCTTAAATCCAAGCCTGAGGAGATTTCTAAAGTCAAATTCCTTAAAGTGCCTATATTGGGACACATCGCCGCCGGGCAACCCATATTTGCAGAAGACCATATAGATGATTGGACTGAAATACCAGACATGTGGAACTTAAAACCAGGTGAGGCGTTTGTCTTAAAGGTCAAAGGTGACTCCATGATCGGAAGTCGCATATACGACGGGGACAGGGTTGTCGTAAAAGTGCAGCCGGAAGTAGAAAACGGCGAAATAGCGGTAGTCAATGTCAACGGGGATGAGGCCACCTTAAAAAGAGTTAAAAGGGCGAGCAATGGCCAAATCATTCTTTATCCAGACAACCCACGTTATGAACCGACATTCGTTAATAACGAAAAAGCAAGAATAGTTGGGAAAGTAATTCAGGTGATGTTTGAGCCGAAAAGAGTTTAG
- a CDS encoding helix-turn-helix transcriptional regulator, with translation MAYQMGRCHLSYWLRVRNMSPSELAKELKVDRQQVNSWLNGTRKMSMTSAKNVAHVLKLEKAEDLYDWIWIPN, from the coding sequence ATGGCTTACCAAATGGGAAGATGCCATCTTTCCTACTGGTTGCGAGTTCGGAACATGAGCCCGTCAGAATTGGCCAAAGAATTAAAAGTTGATAGACAACAAGTCAATAGTTGGCTGAACGGAACTAGAAAGATGTCGATGACATCTGCAAAAAATGTTGCTCATGTATTAAAACTCGAAAAGGCTGAAGATCTGTACGATTGGATCTGGATTCCTAATTGA
- a CDS encoding recombinase family protein, producing MSPQANTRDKYQIKKVAVYIRVSTEEQAKEGYSISAQKQRLKAYCIAQDWNIAGFYVDEGISAKNMQRDDLQRMLQDIKAGLIDCVLVYRLDRLTRSVLDLYKMLEIFDEYDCKFKSATEVYDTTTAMGRMFITIVAALAQWERENTGERVSMGFHEKTRQGKYPLNFRPYGYDLNLKTGELTINNEEAEVVRLIYDFYLNKGMGAGKICKYLNQNHIPTRRGNTWIAKPLMQILKNTLYSGTFVYGAETLKTPVIIEQEKFDMVQETIKRRRTQNPKQIAGEHIFTGVLRCHVCGHAVTGYRSYHVTPNGEKISYKNYRCLRIKTGQCKGARSFSERNLENAFLDFIRNFDFDQSAYEIANDKINMINKGKQTHSKESILKDIEKLKGRIKKWQYAWANEQLTDDEFMERMDEERTLEASLQTKLLEVEPTLPELNKAAIKEILANFKSNWHKLEQLEKRSLVQLVIKNVSYYFNDKKEIIVNDIEFY from the coding sequence ATGAGTCCGCAAGCTAACACTCGAGATAAATATCAAATAAAAAAGGTCGCTGTATATATCCGTGTATCCACTGAGGAGCAGGCAAAGGAAGGCTATTCAATCTCGGCTCAAAAGCAAAGACTAAAAGCCTATTGTATTGCACAGGATTGGAACATAGCGGGTTTTTATGTGGATGAGGGTATATCTGCTAAGAATATGCAACGTGACGATTTACAACGTATGCTGCAGGATATTAAAGCAGGACTCATTGACTGTGTACTTGTATATCGGCTGGATCGACTCACCAGGTCTGTTCTGGATCTATATAAGATGCTTGAAATATTCGATGAATACGATTGTAAATTCAAGTCGGCCACAGAGGTTTACGATACTACCACTGCAATGGGCCGGATGTTCATCACAATCGTAGCTGCCCTCGCCCAGTGGGAGCGTGAGAACACTGGCGAACGAGTTAGTATGGGATTCCATGAAAAAACTCGGCAAGGGAAATATCCTTTAAACTTCCGACCGTACGGATACGATTTGAATTTGAAAACGGGCGAATTAACCATTAATAACGAAGAGGCCGAAGTGGTCAGGCTCATTTATGATTTTTACCTCAACAAAGGTATGGGTGCAGGAAAGATATGCAAATATCTAAACCAAAACCATATCCCGACTAGAAGAGGGAATACGTGGATAGCGAAACCATTGATGCAGATTTTGAAAAACACGCTTTACTCAGGGACTTTCGTATACGGGGCTGAGACACTCAAAACTCCTGTCATTATCGAGCAGGAAAAGTTTGATATGGTTCAAGAAACGATAAAGCGCAGGAGGACTCAAAATCCAAAACAAATTGCAGGAGAACACATTTTCACAGGGGTATTACGTTGCCATGTGTGCGGCCACGCGGTTACTGGATATAGGTCCTATCATGTGACTCCAAACGGTGAAAAAATTTCGTATAAGAATTATCGTTGTTTAAGGATAAAAACAGGCCAATGCAAAGGGGCGAGATCCTTCTCCGAACGGAATTTAGAAAATGCATTCCTAGATTTCATCCGGAACTTCGACTTTGACCAATCTGCCTATGAAATAGCAAACGATAAAATAAACATGATAAACAAGGGAAAACAAACACATAGTAAAGAGTCGATTTTAAAGGATATTGAGAAGCTTAAGGGAAGGATAAAAAAATGGCAGTATGCGTGGGCAAATGAACAACTAACTGATGATGAATTTATGGAAAGGATGGACGAAGAACGCACACTTGAAGCATCATTGCAGACTAAGTTATTAGAGGTTGAACCAACTCTGCCGGAATTAAATAAGGCCGCCATAAAAGAGATTTTGGCTAACTTCAAGAGCAACTGGCATAAGCTTGAACAATTGGAAAAGAGAAGTCTTGTTCAATTAGTCATAAAGAATGTTTCTTACTATTTCAACGACAAAAAAGAGATTATTGTTAACGATATAGAATTTTACTGA
- a CDS encoding competence protein ComK, producing the protein MKQKQIEEYEINPCTMFIKPFVYGSKVYSQVYEMDEEFISPFKPLEIIKKSCEYFGSSYEGLKVMGVHKFCTPVSKILYR; encoded by the coding sequence GTGAAGCAGAAGCAAATTGAAGAATATGAGATTAACCCATGCACGATGTTCATTAAGCCTTTTGTGTATGGAAGCAAGGTTTATTCGCAGGTTTACGAGATGGACGAAGAGTTTATTTCCCCTTTCAAACCCCTCGAAATTATCAAAAAAAGCTGTGAATACTTCGGCAGCTCTTATGAGGGTTTAAAGGTTATGGGAGTGCATAAGTTTTGCACCCCCGTCAGTAAAATTCTATATCGTTAA
- a CDS encoding IDEAL domain-containing protein, whose product MKDKSYAELMKLGAMKKEKAKTSSLQELYIEMLLNEIQLNIEKDKLLRNIDEALEQRNEKAFIHLTGNLAELEKRFGA is encoded by the coding sequence ATGAAGGATAAATCCTACGCGGAACTGATGAAACTAGGAGCAATGAAAAAGGAAAAGGCCAAAACGTCGTCGCTGCAGGAATTATACATTGAGATGCTGCTGAATGAAATCCAGCTTAACATTGAGAAAGACAAACTTTTGCGAAATATTGATGAAGCATTGGAACAGCGTAACGAAAAAGCTTTTATTCATCTCACAGGAAACCTGGCGGAACTCGAAAAGCGGTTTGGGGCATAA
- a CDS encoding cation:proton antiporter, giving the protein MHHFELVILLLAGLAIAVTAISIKVRKPYPIFLVIAGAIIGIFNLPGLEGFKKTVTEDEFFRDAVIKIFLPALLFEAAFKLRYSHLHENKKPILLLAFLGTFLTFLIVSFLTWAFLPVPLQAALVFGALMGATDPVSVLSIFKTMGAEKKLSIVIEGESLFNDAVAFVLYTIAAFHFSEFLQNGPAAGIGMGIWIFLKSLTLGILIGAGLGIAMSYITKFYENFALEILFAVFLAYSSFFFAESVHASGVISVITAGLIYGNYGAKIGMSPATRHAVNSILESLALFANALVFLMVGLEIAIIDFSGKWQLIALAIVFVLAARSIAVFASVGFLRNFPVRWAHVLNWGGLKGSLSIALALNLPASFTFRSDIILLTFCVVFFSLVVQGLSIGKVVDLFKARTVSRGLKEYEALVSRIQGYNAVLEKLPLWKSRGLVPEPLYQAHFSNYSSRLSECRNSLEQLFIEHPDLAKEQEDHLRLLALYTQHDAIEDLSKQHVISEEVSKSQINALIEEIEKLNRH; this is encoded by the coding sequence ATGCATCATTTCGAACTGGTGATCCTGCTATTGGCAGGGCTGGCGATAGCAGTGACGGCAATTTCCATCAAGGTCCGGAAGCCCTATCCGATTTTTCTGGTCATTGCGGGGGCCATCATCGGCATTTTCAATCTTCCAGGGCTTGAAGGGTTCAAGAAGACCGTGACAGAAGATGAATTTTTCCGTGATGCCGTCATTAAAATTTTCCTGCCAGCTCTCTTGTTTGAAGCAGCCTTCAAATTAAGATACAGCCATCTCCATGAAAATAAAAAGCCGATCCTTCTGCTCGCTTTCCTTGGAACGTTTTTGACCTTTTTAATCGTTTCCTTCCTAACCTGGGCATTCCTTCCGGTCCCGCTTCAGGCCGCCCTTGTTTTCGGGGCGTTGATGGGAGCGACGGACCCGGTAAGCGTCCTGTCGATCTTCAAAACGATGGGAGCCGAAAAAAAGCTTTCCATCGTCATAGAAGGCGAATCGCTTTTTAACGATGCGGTTGCATTTGTCCTTTATACGATAGCCGCCTTTCACTTCAGTGAGTTTTTGCAAAATGGCCCTGCAGCCGGCATCGGCATGGGCATCTGGATTTTTCTCAAATCACTGACGCTGGGGATTTTAATCGGGGCGGGGCTTGGCATTGCCATGTCTTATATTACGAAGTTTTATGAGAATTTCGCCCTCGAAATTTTATTTGCCGTGTTCCTGGCCTACTCCTCATTCTTTTTTGCCGAATCCGTCCACGCATCCGGGGTCATCTCGGTCATTACCGCCGGATTGATATACGGGAATTACGGTGCGAAAATCGGGATGAGCCCGGCGACGAGACATGCTGTTAACAGCATTTTGGAAAGCCTCGCGTTGTTTGCCAACGCGCTCGTTTTCCTGATGGTTGGGCTTGAAATCGCCATTATTGATTTCAGTGGCAAATGGCAACTGATAGCACTCGCCATTGTATTTGTTTTGGCGGCTAGAAGCATCGCCGTTTTTGCAAGTGTCGGCTTCTTGAGGAACTTTCCCGTGAGATGGGCCCATGTCCTCAACTGGGGAGGCCTGAAAGGATCCCTGTCGATTGCCCTCGCCCTCAACTTGCCAGCATCTTTCACTTTCAGGAGTGACATTATCCTGCTCACGTTTTGTGTTGTCTTTTTCTCGCTCGTAGTCCAGGGACTTTCCATCGGCAAAGTCGTTGATTTATTCAAAGCCCGTACGGTTTCCCGCGGATTGAAGGAATATGAGGCGCTCGTCAGCAGAATCCAGGGCTACAATGCTGTGCTCGAAAAGCTACCGCTATGGAAGTCGAGAGGGCTCGTTCCGGAGCCTTTGTATCAAGCTCATTTCAGCAACTATAGCAGCAGGCTGAGTGAATGCCGGAATTCCTTGGAACAACTGTTCATCGAGCACCCTGATTTGGCAAAAGAACAGGAGGACCACCTTCGTCTTCTTGCTCTTTACACACAGCATGACGCAATTGAGGACTTGTCGAAACAGCATGTAATATCGGAGGAAGTGTCAAAAAGCCAAATCAATGCGTTGATTGAAGAAATTGAAAAGTTGAACAGGCATTAG
- a CDS encoding SOS response-associated peptidase encodes MCGRFSLITDVYELMRQYQFEFDGELDPRYNIAPGTDILAIANHEGRRAGGMLRWGLIPFWADNEKIGYKMMNARAETVHEKASFRQPLKSKRCLIPANGYFEWKREGNVKQPYRFVNEDKTPFMFAGLFDRWERDGKTVYSCTIITTAANEKTAAIHDRMPAILEPEQQEIWLDPSVTDPLALTSLLNPYPPGKIEFYQVSTLVNSAKNEDKQLIEPLNSQ; translated from the coding sequence ATGTGCGGAAGATTTTCGCTGATTACAGATGTTTATGAGCTGATGAGGCAGTATCAGTTTGAGTTTGATGGGGAGCTTGATCCGAGGTACAATATCGCTCCTGGCACGGATATCCTTGCGATAGCCAACCATGAAGGCAGGCGGGCGGGGGGCATGCTCCGCTGGGGTTTGATCCCGTTTTGGGCTGACAATGAGAAAATTGGGTATAAAATGATGAATGCGCGTGCGGAAACGGTCCATGAGAAGGCCAGCTTTCGGCAGCCTTTAAAGTCAAAGAGATGCCTCATTCCGGCGAACGGTTATTTTGAATGGAAAAGGGAAGGAAACGTGAAGCAGCCATACCGGTTCGTAAACGAAGACAAGACCCCGTTTATGTTTGCCGGGCTATTCGACCGTTGGGAAAGGGATGGGAAGACGGTTTATTCCTGTACGATTATCACGACAGCGGCAAATGAAAAAACCGCAGCCATACACGACAGGATGCCGGCTATTCTTGAGCCGGAACAGCAGGAGATATGGCTTGACCCCTCCGTCACCGACCCGCTTGCGCTGACGTCGCTTCTGAATCCATATCCTCCTGGAAAAATTGAATTTTATCAGGTATCAACACTCGTGAACTCTGCCAAGAATGAAGACAAGCAGCTAATCGAACCATTGAACAGCCAATAA
- a CDS encoding M14 family metallopeptidase: MEVTVRRGDSFWYYSQLFRIPLQLIIDSNRGISPNAITIGQRIQLPGFVATSYQIRPGDTLWQIAQSRNLQLDALLLLNPAINPSRIRVGQMIQVPLRITWRLVQGRQNYDHRLMMNDLQRLQNVYPFLQAVSIGTSVVGRNIPEVLIGRGNKRVHYNGSFHANEWITTPVLMTFLNDYLLSLTNQTPIRGRSMIPYYGQTTLSLVPMVNPDGVHLVINGLPANDPWRARVVAWNKGSTDFSGWKANIRGVDLNDQFPAKWELERARNPKVPGPRDYGGERPLSEPEAIAMANLTRRRDFARVLAFHTQGQVIYWGFENQEPPESERLVREFARVSGYEPVKTIESYAGYKDWFIQDWRRPGFTVELGAGVNPLPLTQFDRIYEEALGIFLAGLYS, encoded by the coding sequence ATGGAGGTTACAGTCAGGAGGGGTGATTCTTTTTGGTATTACAGCCAGTTATTTAGAATCCCGCTTCAGCTGATTATTGATTCGAACAGGGGAATAAGCCCGAATGCCATAACAATAGGTCAAAGGATTCAACTGCCAGGATTTGTTGCTACTAGTTATCAAATCAGGCCGGGGGATACACTGTGGCAAATCGCCCAGTCAAGAAATCTTCAACTCGATGCGCTGCTTTTACTTAACCCAGCAATTAATCCATCCCGTATTCGGGTTGGCCAGATGATCCAGGTTCCACTTAGAATCACATGGAGGCTTGTGCAGGGCAGGCAGAACTATGACCATCGGCTGATGATGAACGATTTGCAAAGGCTGCAGAATGTGTATCCATTTTTGCAGGCAGTTTCAATAGGGACGTCCGTTGTCGGAAGGAATATACCAGAAGTCTTGATTGGCAGAGGGAACAAGAGAGTCCACTATAACGGATCTTTCCATGCGAATGAATGGATTACGACACCGGTTCTAATGACTTTCCTGAATGATTACTTGTTGTCACTGACAAACCAGACACCGATACGCGGCAGGTCCATGATCCCTTACTACGGGCAGACAACGCTTTCCTTGGTGCCTATGGTGAACCCGGATGGTGTCCACCTTGTCATCAATGGCCTCCCGGCAAACGATCCATGGCGGGCAAGAGTGGTGGCCTGGAACAAAGGAAGCACCGATTTCTCGGGATGGAAGGCAAATATAAGAGGGGTCGACCTGAATGACCAATTCCCGGCGAAATGGGAACTGGAAAGGGCGCGCAATCCGAAAGTTCCCGGGCCGCGGGATTACGGAGGGGAGCGGCCCCTGTCCGAACCGGAAGCGATTGCGATGGCGAACCTGACGAGAAGAAGGGATTTTGCCAGAGTCCTGGCCTTCCATACTCAAGGGCAGGTCATTTATTGGGGATTTGAAAACCAAGAGCCCCCTGAATCTGAAAGGCTTGTCAGAGAGTTCGCAAGGGTAAGCGGCTATGAGCCGGTGAAAACGATTGAAAGCTATGCCGGCTACAAGGATTGGTTTATTCAGGACTGGCGCAGGCCGGGCTTTACGGTTGAACTAGGCGCGGGGGTCAACCCGCTTCCGCTTACACAGTTTGATCGCATTTACGAGGAGGCACTGGGGATATTCCTTGCGGGCCTATATAGTTGA
- a CDS encoding M48 family metallopeptidase, whose product MARKMGVFAILAFALYGLFFYWYLFNFSSTALPFEYQGTSADPATFLNGRELDLSEEYSKTRNLLFFLSAPWEWLFYILIMLTGLNSCFKKWAEQATKRRVLRTPIYLFWFSFAGYLAALPLGLISYSLSKTYNISTQTFPSWMKDELIDFWINYGTLLIIVPVLYYLLKKSPKRWWLFAWLLSIPFTLFMMFVQPVLIDPLYNDFYPLKNKELEAKILDMASKAKIPAEHVFEVNMAEKTNAMNAYVTGIGTNSRIVLWDTTLNKLTDDQILFIMAHEMGHYVEKHLYKGIAGYLLLSLAGLYLVHLFMQYALQKWGRELKVPDRVDIRSLPLILLLLSMLMFLSSPLSNAVSRYQEARADTYAINMTKNPQAGIGSFQELTRSGLSQVNPPYLVKQFRYGHPTMLERITMLEEYEIKHRKD is encoded by the coding sequence ATGGCAAGGAAGATGGGGGTTTTCGCAATCCTGGCTTTTGCGCTCTACGGGCTTTTCTTTTATTGGTATTTATTCAATTTCTCGAGCACTGCTCTTCCGTTTGAATACCAGGGGACAAGCGCGGATCCCGCAACATTCCTGAACGGCAGGGAACTGGATCTTTCAGAGGAGTATTCGAAAACGAGAAATCTGCTCTTCTTCCTGTCTGCTCCATGGGAGTGGCTGTTTTACATTCTCATTATGCTGACGGGGTTGAATAGCTGTTTTAAAAAATGGGCCGAGCAGGCAACAAAAAGAAGGGTTTTAAGGACGCCGATATATTTATTCTGGTTTTCTTTTGCCGGATATCTCGCCGCCCTCCCGCTCGGATTAATAAGTTATTCGTTATCAAAAACGTACAATATTTCCACGCAAACTTTCCCATCATGGATGAAAGATGAGTTGATTGATTTCTGGATAAATTACGGCACGCTCCTGATCATTGTCCCTGTGCTTTATTATCTTTTGAAAAAGAGCCCGAAACGGTGGTGGCTGTTCGCCTGGCTGCTGTCCATTCCGTTCACGCTGTTCATGATGTTCGTCCAGCCGGTCCTCATCGATCCTTTGTACAATGATTTCTATCCGCTTAAAAACAAGGAGCTTGAAGCAAAGATCCTCGATATGGCGAGCAAAGCCAAGATTCCTGCCGAGCATGTTTTCGAGGTGAACATGGCGGAAAAAACAAATGCCATGAATGCATATGTGACCGGAATTGGAACGAACTCACGGATCGTCCTTTGGGATACAACGCTAAACAAGCTGACCGACGACCAAATTTTATTCATCATGGCGCATGAAATGGGCCACTATGTAGAAAAGCATTTGTATAAAGGGATAGCGGGGTACTTGCTGTTGTCGCTTGCCGGGCTGTATTTAGTCCATCTATTCATGCAATATGCCCTTCAAAAGTGGGGCCGGGAACTTAAGGTGCCTGACCGTGTCGATATCCGGAGCCTGCCGCTAATTTTACTCCTTTTATCCATGCTGATGTTCCTGTCCAGCCCGCTGTCCAATGCTGTTTCACGCTACCAGGAGGCAAGGGCCGACACCTACGCCATCAACATGACCAAAAACCCTCAGGCGGGAATCGGAAGCTTCCAAGAACTGACGCGCTCGGGGCTCAGCCAAGTCAACCCTCCGTACCTTGTCAAACAGTTCCGCTACGGACACCCAACCATGCTCGAACGGATCACCATGCTTGAAGAATACGAAATCAAGCATCGCAAAGACTGA
- a CDS encoding AzlD domain-containing protein: MRSEIIWMIIGMGIVTYLPRMLPFVLFKGKELPPFLQGVLKNVPYATLGALIFPGILFIHEDIRYGLIGASAAFIAAFLGANVIIVVLGSIAVLTVFSGIF; the protein is encoded by the coding sequence ATGCGGAGTGAAATCATCTGGATGATTATTGGCATGGGCATCGTCACTTATTTGCCGAGAATGCTGCCTTTCGTCCTTTTCAAAGGCAAGGAACTGCCGCCGTTTTTGCAGGGGGTCCTGAAAAATGTCCCTTATGCGACTTTAGGCGCGCTCATCTTTCCGGGCATTCTCTTTATCCATGAAGATATCCGGTATGGACTGATCGGCGCATCGGCCGCCTTCATCGCTGCCTTCCTCGGGGCGAACGTCATTATTGTCGTCCTCGGTTCCATAGCGGTTTTAACGGTTTTTTCAGGGATATTCTAA
- a CDS encoding AzlC family ABC transporter permease, with protein MAETVAGKISPASDFKSGTQAGVSIAIGYFPIALTFGLLAKSAGLSIGETIMMSLIVFAGASQYISLSLLSLGTGVFEIVLTTFIVNIRHFLMATSLNEKAPDGDVAAKAAYSFGLTDETFSVAATKEGEVRPGYMFGLVLMSYSSWVIFSGIGHLIGANLPKTLQESMAVALYAMFIGLLVPSMKKSAKAIYLAAMAAAFNTIFTFGKILEAGWAIVAATLLAAIIAEAVVYVKERKVAGDAE; from the coding sequence ATGGCGGAGACAGTGGCAGGGAAAATTTCTCCCGCGTCAGACTTCAAGTCCGGCACACAAGCCGGCGTCAGCATTGCAATTGGCTATTTTCCGATAGCCCTGACTTTCGGGCTTTTGGCAAAATCAGCCGGACTTTCAATTGGGGAAACAATTATGATGAGCCTGATTGTCTTTGCGGGTGCGTCCCAATATATTTCGCTCAGCTTGCTGAGCCTTGGTACAGGGGTATTTGAAATAGTCCTGACAACTTTTATTGTGAATATCAGACATTTTCTGATGGCGACTTCGCTGAATGAAAAAGCACCAGACGGGGACGTGGCTGCGAAAGCGGCCTATTCCTTCGGTCTGACAGACGAAACGTTTTCGGTTGCCGCCACTAAAGAAGGCGAGGTCAGGCCTGGCTACATGTTCGGCCTCGTCCTCATGTCTTATTCAAGCTGGGTCATCTTTTCTGGCATCGGCCACCTGATTGGCGCGAACCTGCCGAAAACACTGCAGGAGAGCATGGCGGTTGCATTGTATGCCATGTTCATCGGCCTTTTGGTCCCATCGATGAAAAAGAGCGCCAAGGCGATTTACCTCGCGGCCATGGCGGCTGCCTTCAATACGATCTTTACGTTTGGGAAGATTCTTGAGGCGGGCTGGGCGATTGTCGCCGCGACATTATTGGCCGCAATCATTGCCGAAGCAGTTGTATATGTGAAGGAAAGGAAGGTGGCCGGAGATGCGGAGTGA
- a CDS encoding MurR/RpiR family transcriptional regulator: protein MNPLLTRIERELDNLSDAERIIGQYIIEHPQFVPNMTTKDLSKKTGVSESSVVRFCKSIGIGSFKSFKLELAKQNATAGPNLTDFSILQQKDSPYDLFHRVTYTNKAAIESSLASLDRKELERAVEAFLNASRLIFFGVGGSATPALDAHYKFSKLGYNSVVAHDFHYLLSLIPYLTPKDIFVAISMSGKTKDVLELAGFAKKKGAIVIAITNLDKSPLYKMASIRLCTPAVEQDFRVGTISSRMTQLNIIDALYLSVFNQVGEKVVEQYHQARQEVMKLRR from the coding sequence ATGAATCCACTTTTAACTAGAATCGAGCGGGAATTGGACAATCTGTCCGATGCCGAACGGATTATTGGCCAATATATTATTGAGCACCCCCAATTTGTCCCGAATATGACAACGAAGGACTTATCAAAGAAGACCGGGGTCAGTGAATCGAGTGTCGTCAGGTTCTGCAAATCGATCGGGATTGGCAGCTTTAAATCGTTCAAGCTGGAGCTGGCAAAACAAAATGCGACTGCCGGGCCGAATCTGACCGATTTTTCAATTTTGCAGCAAAAAGACTCCCCGTATGATTTGTTTCATCGGGTCACTTATACGAATAAAGCAGCGATTGAATCCTCGCTTGCTTCACTGGACAGAAAAGAATTGGAACGGGCGGTCGAAGCCTTCCTCAATGCATCAAGACTCATTTTCTTCGGTGTCGGGGGATCAGCGACCCCCGCCCTTGACGCCCATTATAAATTTTCCAAACTGGGCTATAATTCCGTGGTGGCGCATGATTTCCATTACTTGCTGTCATTGATTCCGTATCTTACTCCAAAGGATATCTTTGTCGCCATATCGATGTCAGGGAAAACAAAAGACGTCCTTGAACTTGCCGGTTTTGCAAAAAAGAAAGGCGCCATCGTCATCGCCATCACAAATCTTGATAAATCACCGCTCTATAAGATGGCATCCATCCGCCTTTGCACTCCCGCGGTCGAACAAGACTTCCGGGTCGGAACTATTTCTTCCCGCATGACGCAGCTGAACATAATCGACGCCCTATATTTAAGTGTTTTCAACCAGGTTGGTGAAAAAGTTGTTGAACAATATCACCAGGCCAGGCAGGAAGTTATGAAATTAAGGCGTTGA